GGTCCTTGTGCCAGCGGGAGAGGGAACGGATCCCATAGGGACTCAGGAAGCGCTCTTCATCGAGCATCCGGGTTAGGATGCGGCGCAGTTTACGCTCCGACAGGACGGACAGGAGGTGACGGTCGGCGACGCCGCGCTGTTGTGGTGGGTGTATGTCTGCCAGGAGATCGGAATGCCTCTCCAAAAACTGGGTTGCCCTTTCGAGAAACCGGGGAAAGCGTTCTACAAATTCGTGCGGGATGACTGTGGCGGCGCAGAGGGGGAGGAGACCCACCATGGAACGGACTTTGATGCGCTTGGCCGTGCCGTCCGGCATGCGCAGCAGGTCGTAAAAGAAGCCGTCTTCTTCATCCCAGAGATCGTCCTCGTAGTTTGCCCCGACCTTGTCAATGGCAGCGGCAATCCAGAAGAAGTGTTCCAGAAATTTGTTTGCCACATCTTCGTAAGCAGGGTCTTCCGTGGCGATCTCAAGGGCGAGTTCAAGCATATTCTGACTGAACAGGGCCATCCAGGCCGTCCCGTCCGCCTGTTCAAGGTATCCGCCGGTAGGCAGATGGGAACTCCGGTCGAAGACCCCGATGTTGTCGAGGCCGAGAAAACCGCCTTCAAAAACGTTATTTCCACTGGAATCCTTTCTGTTGACCCACCAGGTAAAATTCATCAGGAGTTTTGTGAAGGCCTGTTTCAGGTACTCTACATTACCCCTGCCGAGAAGCTGCTGTTGAATGGAGTATGCGAAAAGGGTCGCCCAGGCGTGCACCGGTGGATTGACATCGCCAAAGTTCCATTCATAGGCGGGGATCTGCCCGTTGGGGTGGAGATAGACCTCGCTCAGCATGAGTTCGAGTTGTCTTCTTGAGAAGACAGGGTCGACCATGCTGAGCCCCACCGTGTGGAAGGCCAGGTCCCATGCCGCATACCAGGGGTATTCCCATTTGTCCGGCATGGAAATGATATCGTCATTCACCATATGATACCAGTGCCTGTTCCGGGTGGATACATGCACCGCCGACCCGGAAAGCGGGTGTGACTGGTGCTCCGACAGCCACTTGTCAAGATCGAAGTAGTAATATTGCTTGGTCCAGAGCAGGCCTGCCAAGGCCTGCCGCATGACATCCCGCTCATCCCGGGAGAGAAGATCGGGCGAGATGGCATCATAGAATTCATCGGCTTCCTGGATGCGGGCCGAAAAGAGTTCGTCAAAGGCCTCCCCGAGAACCCCTTCCGGATTTTTGTAACGCTTCGTGATCTCTGCGGGGCTGGCATCCGTCAGACGCAGGCGGATGCATACCCGATCTCCTCCTGCAATGGTCAGGGCGTGGTGGAATGCGGCTTTGGTGCCGATTCGATCCGGATTGACGGCGTTCCGGTCACCGTGAACGATGAAAGAATGAATTCCGTCCTTCACATAAGGGCTTGCGTTGGAGGTGCCGAAGAGCCTTTCGTTGTTCGTTTCGTTCTCGGTGAACAAAAGAGGGACCTCTCTATCTCCGTAGAGGAACCGTTCACCCAATTTTTCATGCTTGACGCAAATGACCGATAAACCGGACCCGTCGAGCATTTGAGCCATTTCAGGCTTCTTCTCTTCCGGAGACCATGACCAGGTATTGCGGAACCACAAAGTGGGAAGGATGTGCAGCACCGCCGCGTCGGGACCTCGATTCCAGGCGGATATTCGAATCAGAATGTCCTCCGGTGTTCCCTTGGCGTATTCCACAAAGATATCAAAATAGCGGTCGTCATCGAAAATTCCGGTATCAATCAGTTCGTATTCATATTCCTTCCGTGTTCGCTCCCGGTTTATCTTTACAAGGTCGTCATAGGGATAGGCCGCCTGGGGGTACTTGTAGAGGTATTTCATGTAAGAGTGGGTTGGCGTACTGTCGATGTAGAAATAGTACTCCTTGACGTCCTCTCCATGGTTGCCTTCAGAGTTGGTAAGTCCAAAGAGCCTTTCCTTCAGGATCGGGTCTCTTTCATTCCAGAAAGCCAGGGCAAAACAAAGCCGCTGCTTCTCATCGGAAATGCCTGCCAACCCATCCTCTCCCCAGTGGTAGGCTCTGGAACGGGCATGATCGTGGGTGAAATAGCTCCATGCATCCCCGTTTTCGCTGTAATCCTCACGGACGGTTCCCCACTGACGTTCGCTGAGATAGGGCCCCCATTTTCGCCAGGGCACGTCTGCTTCATCAGCGGCAATCAGTCGAAGAATCTCCTCCGACTCCTTCACAACGTCATGCTTTTTCAGCGCGGACATGTTCTTTCCTGAACCAGCCATATCGCCTCCTGTAAAATCATGAACATCGACAAGTTTAAGGACTCTTCTTCGCCGGCGGCGCATACCATTGCTCCTGCGGCACGATCTTGGGCTCCGGCGTGTCGGACCGGTATGCCGGGGTCATGATCTGGACGCCGTAATCATTGAAGACGTCCAGGATCTCCCGGTGCAAATCCGTATAGAGCTTCATCATCTCCGAAGGATTATCGGTACAGACGTTGAGCTCGTAGACGATGGCAAAGTCTCCCAGTTCCTTCTGCAGGACGAAGGGTGAGGGGTCCCTGAGCAGTCCCGCCGTGCGCTCCGCCGCCAGCAGCAGCATCGCCTCCACCTGCCGCCAGGGGGTCTCGTAGCCGATCCCGACGGTGGTATGAAGGATCAGCCCCTTTTCGCGGGCAAGAGAACTGTAATTGACCACATGCCCGCTGAGGATCTTCGAATTGGGGATGCTCACCTCTTCATTTTTAAGGGTTCGCAGATGGGTCACCTGCAGCCGCATCATCGTCACATCGCCCAACACGTCGCCGATCTTGACCCGGTCTCCGATTTTGAAGGCCCGACGATAGATCATCATGTAACCGGCGATGATATTGGAAACCAGCGAGGTGGAACCAAGGGAGAACACGACCCCGAAGAAGATGGAAATCCCCTTGAAGGCCGCAGAGCCGGAGCCGGGGATGTACGGGTAGGCCACGACCAGGCCGAAGACCAAGAGCAAAAAGCGGACGATCTTGTAGGTCGGGTGCGCCCAATCCGCGTCGAACCCGGAAAGCTGGACTTTCTCCTGGGCAACCGCATCAAAAAAGAGACGGAGCAGCCGAAGGAAAAAAAGGAAGAAGATGAAAAGAATGAAAAGGGTGAGCAGGTTGGGAATGGTGTCCACGACCGCCTTACCCATCTGGGTCAGCGGCGTGGTGATGAGCTCGAACAGCCGGTTGGCGAGGCCGCGCGTCCAGGGAAAGAGGGCAAGGACGTAATGCAGGTAAATGAAAGACATGGTGAGAATAGCGGCGACACGGAGCGAATACAGCATGCCGTGGATCGCCACCCAGATATGCTCCGCCCGTACGACCTCGAAGGACTGGATGCCCAGGGAATGTATCCGGTTCCTGACACGCCTGTTCAGAAATTCTTCGAGTCGTCTGCCAAGCCGGAGCAGAATCATGATCCCCAGTACAAGAAGGGCTGTGGCCGCAACGGCATAAAGGGATCCGCGCAGCAGGGCGTCACGGTTGCGCATGCTTCGGTAGTCGCCGACCGCCTGGCGGATTCTTGCCAGGTGGACTTTGACCAGATAGGCGCGGCTCAACTGCTCCATCCTGGCATCCGCATCGGTTACGATCATCAGGAGCCGGTCACTGGCAAGGAGGGTGGTAAAGTTTCCTGAGTCGACGCTGCGCAGCATGTCGCTGCGGATGGATGGATCGGCGGCAGCCGCCTCGATTCGGTTCCTGATCGCGGCGGCACGCTGATCGGCAGGAAAGGATGACGCTCCGCGCACGCGAAACAGCACCTGACCGTCAATCTCGACGGGGGCCGTGACGAGTTCGGCTTCGGATGCAGCGGAAATACCCGTACCGCTCATCTCTCCCGCCGCGTTTGCGGAAATCGCCGAGATCGCCAACACATAGAAAATTAACGGTAAAACTAGGATCGTTCGGATCATTGCCGTTCCCCCTCATCGGACTTCGTTTTGTTCGAGGCGCCGGGACACGTTAGGAACCGCTCATTATGCGATATAAGAAGGCTGCTGAGGTACGAAAAAAAACCACACTAAAAAGTTTGTTGCTGAAATTCCTTCAGTACCATTGATTCCGAAACGAACGAATTGATATTTTATCAATCAATTTTTCTCTTTATATAATTCTGGGTACAACTTTTTTGCACAGTCAGGGCAGATGGCATGGCTGAATTCAGCTTCCGAGCGCTGCATCAAGTACAATTCGATTTGTTCCCAATATCCCTCGTCATTTCGGATTTTCTTGCAGGAAACGCATATTGGAAGCAGGCCGCTCAACAGTTTAACTTCTGAAAGTGCTTTCTGCAGTTCAGAGATCAGCCGCTCACGCTCTTTTTCATACTGCTTGCGTTCAGCTACTTTTCCCAAACGCTCGGCAATGGCATCGATCAGATCACGCTCTTCTTTTAAAAAAGGCCCTTCGTCTCTCTGGGGAGTCTCTTCCAGATAGCGCACCTCCACCCTGCCCGCCTGCATTCCACACGCATTGATATTGGCCGACATTTCCCATGGCGTCTCTTGAAAATTCCCCGTTTTATATTCCTGGTCCGCGTAAGTGATTCTGGCACAGGCGTGTTCCGGATAAAACCAGCTTTTCGGCATCAGGTCGGCTGTCTTCCTGAATATTTCCTCTATCGTATCTGTCTTTTCAATCACATCAGCAATGGAATAAAGGCAATTCAATTCCTTGATACGTTCCTTTAAAGACTCCTCCGCCTTTCCCCGCTCGGCTCCTGAGTGCTCCAGTTCCTGGATCCTCTCCTGTAAAGAGGCATTCTCTTCAAGCAGTTCTTGATTCGTTTTGGCTGGATCTGCCATAGGGAGATCTCCGTCGTGATAAAAGATGACGAATGGACAACAAAATTGGAACTATTTGTAACTTTTTATAAAGTACTTGATATACATTGAGATGTCAAACCGGATATGGTTCATCCGATACGGATTTCCATGAGAAGCGAAATTATTGGGGAACGCGATTGTATGGCAGATTTGCTGTGCTGTGGGGGGGGCGAAATATGGGGACGGAAGAAATATGAGAAAAGGGGGTTGAGCTGGATATAGCGCACCAATTCCCGGAGGTAGGCATCTTCCTGGCATAAAATGTATGATCATTGAACCTGCTCAAGCAGAGTAGACAAAGTCCGTATTACTCAGGGTATGGTGTTTGTTAAAAGCAACAATAAAATATTAAGAATAAAAGTTATGATCCTGTTTATTTTTACCTGACCTCCCAATAGCTGTAATTCAAAGTGAAAGGTGGCGACTATTTATTTTCAATATTTTATTATCAATGTCTCCGGCCTGATAAAAAACCGGACGGCTCAGGGAGCATCGGGTAAACCGAAAGCGGTTTTGTTTGACATTCCGGCCCTTTTTTTTTATAAACCGTGAAAATTCAATCCCTAAGCGGGGTTATAAGGAGTGTAACATGACAACAGCGATCGTCATGATCAACTGTGAGGTTGGGAAGGTCAATGCCATTGCGGAAGCTCTGGTCAATCTGGACGGCGTTGCGGAGGTTTACTCCATATCGGGTGACTATGACCTGCTGGTGATCATCCGGGTGAAGGAGTACGATCAACTGGCTAAGGTCGTTGCCGATGACATCGCCCGGATTTCCGGTATTACCCGGACGAATACCTTTATGGCCTTCCGGTGCTTTTCCAAACATAATATGGAGGTGATGTGGGCGGACATGCTGGGGGAATAACGGAGCATCTCCGTCTGTCCACGGCAATCCGCAAGGCCGGACGTCGGGGGATTCTGCCGCTCATCGCGGACATCAAGCCGGTTTCTCCCCGGGACGGCAATCTCGTGGGACAACGGGACGTGGCCGAACTGGCCCGGTCGCTGGTGAAGGCGGGGGCCTGCGCCCTTTCCGTGGTTACGGAGCCCACGCAGTTTGGCGGGAGTCTGGAAATCCTCCGGTGCGTCAGCGAGGCCGTTCCGGTACCTGTTCTGCGCAAGGACTTTCTCACGGCAACGGAGCAGATCGAAGAATCCGCGGCGCATGGAGCGGCGGCGATTCTGCTGATTCTGGCAACGATCCCTGATCCGCTGGCCGCGGACCTTTACCGCAGTGCGCAAAACCGGGGGCTGGAGGTCGTTGTGGAAATCCATACTCGAGAGGAACTGCAGCGCGCCCTGGCGCTCTTCCCCACGATCATCGGGATCAATAACCGGGACATCCTCTCTCTGGAGAGGGATTCGGGAGATGTGCGGGTAACCGAGGAACTGGCGCCCCATGTGCCACCGGGAATCGTCAAGATTTCCGAAAGCGCCCTGATGACGGAAGCGGATATTCGCCGGGCCGTGACCGCAGGGGCCAACGCGGTCCTGGTGGGGACTGCCATCCTGCGGGCAGAGGACCCGGCCGCCTTTGTCTCTTCCTTGATCGGGAGGATCTCTCCATGACCCGGGTGAAGATCTGCGGCCTCATGCGCGAGACGGAGGTGGAGATGGCCGCCTCTGCCGGCGCGGATTCTCTGGGTTTTGTGACGGAGTACCCGGTTCCCGTCCCCTGGAATCTTTCCCGGAGCCGGTCCGCGGAACTGGCGGCCCTGGCGCCGCCCTTTGTCACGACGACGGCGGTGGTGGGCGGCCCGGTGGCGGAGATGGTGGCCATTGCCCGGACGGTGCGCCCTCACTTTCTCCAGCTCCATGGCGATGAGACTCTGGAGGAGATCGAGGCGGTCTGCAGCGCCCTGGCCGATACGGGGATCAAGGTGTTGAAAGCCCTGAGGATCTTTGTGGACACAGGCGAGGCCCTTTTCAAGATTAAAGATCCGGTGGAGGCCTGTGCCGTACTGGAGCAGACCGGCATCGCCGGAATCGTGGTTGATTCCAAGACTTCTTCCCGCCCGGCGGGAACGGGGGTGACCCTGGACTGGAGCGCCCTCCGGGGCATAACGGACCGCATCTCCCTGCCGCTGATCCTTGCCGGGGGACTCAATGCCGGCAACGTGGGTAAGGCCATCGAAGTGCTGCGACCTTATGCCGTCGATGTGATCAGCGGCGTCGAACGCAGGACGGGGGAAAAAGATCCCGACCTGATCCGGGAGTTCGTACAGGCCGCCAAAAGATTTTAGGAAAGGAATACGCAGACACTTTATGGAAGACCCTTCAAAACATCAACTGAAACGGCCCTGGGCCTTCATGCTCGTCGCGGTGAGCCTGGACGGCAAGATCGCTCCCCGCCGTCGTCCGGGGCAGCCCAATCCCGTCGGCCCTTCCCTGATCGACCCCGAGATCATGAAGCTGCACAACCGGCAGCGCTCCGATGTGGACGCCATCATGGTGGGCCGCAACTGCATCCAGCTGGATGATTCCTCCCTGACGCTGAGGGAGGCGGCCGGCAAAAATCCGGTCCGTATCGTTCTGGACGGTTTGGCGGAAATCCCGCCGACGGCCAGGGTGCTTCAGGGGGATGCGCCGACCATCGTCGCCGTGACCCAGGATGCCGATGCCCGCCGGGTGGAGGCCTTGATGGCTCAGGGGGCCCGGATCGTGACGGCGGGCCGGGGTCAGTTCGTCGATCTTCCCCGGCTGATGGACATTCTTTATAAGGATTACGGGATTATGCGGCTCCTCGTCGAAGGAGGCGGCACGGTCCATCGCTCGATGATCGCCGCCGGGCTCTATGACGAACTGCATCTGATCCTCTGCCCGTTCGTCATCGGCGGGGCCGCGTCCATCACCCCGGTTCAGAGGGGCGCTTTCTGGCCCCGGGGGGAAGTGCCCCGGTACCGGCTGGATCGTGCGGATCGCCACGGAGATTACCTGTATATCGTTTACCGGGCCGACAAAAGTCCGGAGTAATTCAGAAAAAAGCCTGCCCGCTGGCGCACAGGACGCCGAAGGCGCTGGATAATATTCAGAAGGAGAGGACCATGGAAAGCAAAGAAGACAAGTGGAGAAATTTCGGCGCCATCGTTGTTCGATTGACCCGTGGCGAAAATATCAGCCGGGAGGAGGCCCGGGAGTGCTGGCGGCAGATCTGTGAAGAGGAGCAGAGCGACCTTCAGCAGGGGGCTTTCATCGCCGCCCTCAAAGCCAAGGGAGAAACGGCGGAAGAAGTGGCGGGAACCTTCGAGGCCCTGTACGAATACGACACCCTGAAGGTCTCGGTGGAAACGCCGGAACCCCTGATCGACAACGCCGGTACAGGCGCGGACACCCTGAAAACCTTTAACATCAGCTCCGGAGCAGCCATTGTCGGGGCCTCTCTGGGTCTTTACGTCGTCCGGCACGCCGCCCGCGCCATTTCTTCAAATTGCGGGGCCATCGATGTCATCGAAGCCCTGGGGGTCAACGTTTCATCGGTTCCCAACGCCCCTCGCCAGAGCATCGAGAAGGCCGGCATCGGCGCCTGGAACGCCTTCCTGCCCCAGGTCCATCCCAAGACCCTCGCCCGGGTGATGTCCCAGATCCGCTTCGGTTCGACCATCAACATCGTGGGACCGCTGCTCAATCCCACGCCCCCTTCCTACAAGGTCATGGGTGTGCCCACACGGGCCATGATCGACATTGAAGTGCAGACCCTCAAAGCCCTGGGTTTCAAAAGGGCCTTCGTCATGCACGGAACGGACGACGAATCGGGGAAAGGGATGGATGAGATCTCAACCCTGGGGACGACCTATGCGGCGGAGCTCTGCGAAAATGGATCGATTTTGGAGCACACGCTGACGCCGGAGAGGTTCGGGATTGCGAGGGCCCGGTTCGAAGACGTGGCATCGAGCCGTGATGTGAAGCGGGACGCCCTGGTCCTGCTGCGGGTCCTGGCGGGCAAGGACACCGGACCCCGCTGTGACATCGTTTGCCTCAATGCCGCGCCGCTCCTCTATATCGGCGGCAAGGCCGGCTCTCTGGAAGAGGGGCTGGCAATGGCCCGGGAGTCAGTGACAAGCGGCAAGGCCCTGGCCAAACTGCGCGACTGGGTGACCTGGCAGAACGATAAGCCGGCAGACGGGCTGCCGATTCTGGAGGCCATGCTTGGACAGATCTGACGTCGAACTCAAGTATTCCAACTGTTACTTCTGCACCAGCCGCGGCTGCGCCATGAAGGTTTACGTCAAGGGCGACCGGGTGGAAAGGGTGCGCATCGACCGGAGCGCTCCGGTGAATCCCGGGGGCTGGTGCGTCCGTCCCTTCCTGGCGAAGGAGTATCAGGAGCATCCCTTCCGGCTGAGTTATCCCCTGAAACGGGTTGGGGAGCGGGGCGCGAATTCCTGGCAGCAGATTTCCTGGGATCAGGCCCTGGACGAAATCGCCCGGAAGCTGGAAACGATCCGGCAACAATACGGGGCCGAGGCCCTGGCCACCAGCTCGGGAACGGGGCGGGGCGCCTGGGATTTTGCCAAGGGCCGCTTCATGAACCTCTTCGGGAGCCCCAATCGTTTCGGCGCCGTCACCGTCTGCTTCGGGCCGCGGAGCATGGTTTCCTTCTCCATGTACGGCGGCTCGCTGGTGCCGGACCGCAAACCGGACAAAACCCGCCTGGTCGTTCTCTGGGGACGGGAGCCCCATGAAGGGGGCGCCCATACCTGGCACGGCTTTCAGCAGGCCATCCGGGACGGCGCCAGGACGATGGTGGTGGATCCCCGCTTCACTGAGCCGGCCCGCCGGGCGGACATCTGGGTGCAGCTCCGGCCGGGGACGGGAACGCCCCTGGCCCTGGGGATGATGCACCTCATGATCGCCGAGGGCTGGCACAACAAGGCCTTTGTGGAGGCCCATACCTTCGGATTTGACCGGCTTGCGGAAAGGGTGAAGGCGTATCCACCGGAGCGGGTGGCGGCCCTTACCGGCATCTCCGTGCCCCGTCTCCGGGAGATCACCCGCTTCTTTACGGAAAATCAGCCGGCAACGGTCACCATCGGCTGCGCCCCGGAACATTCCGCTCCCAACAGCATCAATGACATCCGGGCCATCAACATCCTGTTCGCCATCGCCGGCAGCATCGATGTGGCCGGCGGAGCGCTGATCGGCGGGCCCTATGAGGATTTTATTCCCGATGCGGCGTTGGAGGCCAATGAGGCCCTCTCGCCGGAGCAGCGCCGCAAACAGCTCGGCAGCGACCGGTTCCGCTTTCTCAGCTACCCGGGATGGGAGCTGGTGGTGGAGCAACTCCGGAAGAAATGGGGTAATCATCATCCGGCGGCGGTATATCTGAACTGCATGGCCCACGGGCCCACCGCCTTCCGCGCCATGCTGACCGGCAAACCCTATCCGGTCCGGGGGCTGATCGTTTCCGCCAGCAATCCGCTCCTCTCCTTTGCCAACAGCAAGCTGGTCTACCGGGCCCTCAAGGCCCTGGACCTCCTCGTCACCCTGGACATCACCTGGACGCCCACGGCGCAGTTGTCCGATTATGTCCTCCCCGCCGCCTGCTGGCTTGAGCGGCCGGACATGGGCAATTTTGCCTCCATCGGGTCCTATCCCCTGGTGCAGATCGGCGAGGCGGCCGTTCCGGCCAGCGTGCCAGGCAGCTACGACCGGCGCAACGATTACGAGTTCTGGCGAGGTTTGGGGGTGCGTCTGGGGCAGGAGAAAGACTGGCCCTGGGAGACCTTCGAGGCGGTCTGGGAATATCGGCTGCAGGGCATGATGAAGAAAGAGGGTGTGGAAACGCTGGCGGAACTGGTTCACAAGCAGCGCTGGGCCGTCACACCCCCGCAGCCGGGCCTCTGCGCGGCAGGACCGCTGGCCACGCCGACCGGCAAAGTGGAGCTCTACTCGACAATTCTGGAGAAGCTGGGCTACGATCCGCTGCCCGACTATCAGGAGCCCCTGCCGCCCGATGGCGACTGGAGCCGCTATCCCCTCCTCAACATCAGCGGCACCCGGGTCCTTCCCTACCATCACACGGAGTTCCGCCATGTGGAGGGATTCCGCAAGCGGCAGCCTTTTCCCATCGTGGAAATTCACGTAGATACGGCGCGCCGGCACGGTATTGTCGACGGGGACTGGGTATGGATCGAATCCCCCCTGGGGCGGGTGAAACAGCGCGCCCGGCTGGTCAACACCTTTGCGCCCGACTGCATCGTTGCGGCGCATGGCTGGTGGTATCCGGAAAAACCTGCCGCCGAGCCTTCCCTTTACGGGCTCTGGGAATCCAACATCAATGTCACCATCGACGATGATCTCGAAAAGTGCGATCCGGTTTCAGGGGGATGGCCCCTCAAAGGGGAGTATGTCCGCTGCCGCATCTCAAAGGCGGCAGAGGGAGAAGAACCCTTTTGACCTCAAATAAAAAGCCCCGGAAGCGTTAAAAACTTCCAGGGCTTTTTTTCTTGCTATGATCTCTGCCGATATTGCCTAGATAGATTCAATCTTGCACAACAGGGCTTTGAAATCGGGATAACCGGTGATCGGGTCGCGGACATCCATGTCGGTCAGCAGGTTGACGTTCGCCTGAGACCAGCCGTGGGGAACAGAGACGATCCCGGGCAATAACCTCGGCTCCTCTTTGGCCCGCATGGTGATGCTGCCATTGCGGGTGGAAAGGCGAATGCGCTCCCCGTCTTTGACACCGTAATGGCTGGCCGTCGCCGGATGCATTTCGGCAAAGGGTTCCGGCTCCAGTGCCCGAAGGTGCGGGACATGCCGCATCTGGGTATGCGTAAACGCCTGTCTCCGGGCGCCGCTGATCAGAATCACCGGAAACTCCTTGGCCAGTTCCGGGGTGCTGACCGGGCTCTGCGCCGGCTCCAGGTATTTCGGCAGTGGATCATAACCGGCCTCTTCCAGGGTCTTGGAGTAGATTTCGATCTTGCCGCTGGGGGTGTTGATCTTCTTGTTTTCGTAAGCGAAGTAATCCTGCTTGTCGAAATACACGCCCATCGGATTTGCTTTCAACTCCTCCGTGATGCCGCTGGGTTCCAGCAGGTGATCCATCACTTCCTCGTCTGAATTCCAGGGGAACAAGTCGCCGAATCCCAGACGGCGTGCCAGCTCGGTCCAGATCCACCAGTCAGGTTTGGACTCGCCGATCGGCTCAATGACCTTGTGGTGGTACATGGCAAAGGGTTCTCCATGGACAACGCCATACACGTAGGCCAGGGCGTCCTTCTCCATGAAGGTGCAGGCCGGAAGCACCAGATCGGCCATTTCTGCGGTTTCGGTCATGACGATGTCGATGGCCATTAAGAAATCCATTGACTTGAAGGCCTCAATGAACTTGTTCGCTTCCGGGAAAGAAACCGCCGGGTTGGCTGCGGCCACGATGGCGCCGCGGACCGGATAGGGTTTGCCTTCCAGGGCTGCCTGGGGGAACAGGGTCGCGATGCCATAGGGTGACTTTCTGCCCCAAAGCATGTAGAACAACGGATATTGATCCGCACCGATCGGCACTTCGTCCATCGGCAGGCGCAGGTCGGTCATGCGTAGGAAGGGGATGGTAACCCACGTCCCGGGCTTGTCGATGTTGCCGGTGACGATCTGCAGGATGGACAAAAGTCTGGACAGCTGCAGTCCGTTGACATGCT
This region of Syntrophus gentianae genomic DNA includes:
- a CDS encoding molybdopterin-containing oxidoreductase family protein; this encodes MDRSDVELKYSNCYFCTSRGCAMKVYVKGDRVERVRIDRSAPVNPGGWCVRPFLAKEYQEHPFRLSYPLKRVGERGANSWQQISWDQALDEIARKLETIRQQYGAEALATSSGTGRGAWDFAKGRFMNLFGSPNRFGAVTVCFGPRSMVSFSMYGGSLVPDRKPDKTRLVVLWGREPHEGGAHTWHGFQQAIRDGARTMVVDPRFTEPARRADIWVQLRPGTGTPLALGMMHLMIAEGWHNKAFVEAHTFGFDRLAERVKAYPPERVAALTGISVPRLREITRFFTENQPATVTIGCAPEHSAPNSINDIRAINILFAIAGSIDVAGGALIGGPYEDFIPDAALEANEALSPEQRRKQLGSDRFRFLSYPGWELVVEQLRKKWGNHHPAAVYLNCMAHGPTAFRAMLTGKPYPVRGLIVSASNPLLSFANSKLVYRALKALDLLVTLDITWTPTAQLSDYVLPAACWLERPDMGNFASIGSYPLVQIGEAAVPASVPGSYDRRNDYEFWRGLGVRLGQEKDWPWETFEAVWEYRLQGMMKKEGVETLAELVHKQRWAVTPPQPGLCAAGPLATPTGKVELYSTILEKLGYDPLPDYQEPLPPDGDWSRYPLLNISGTRVLPYHHTEFRHVEGFRKRQPFPIVEIHVDTARRHGIVDGDWVWIESPLGRVKQRARLVNTFAPDCIVAAHGWWYPEKPAAEPSLYGLWESNINVTIDDDLEKCDPVSGGWPLKGEYVRCRISKAAEGEEPF
- a CDS encoding molybdopterin-containing oxidoreductase family protein; its protein translation is MERKTVVSDCMSCVWDCGIKVTLEDGKMVKVEGLQEHPVTKGYICPRGEYLAEFVYSPDRIKYPMRRVGNTWERLSWEEALDFAAEKLAAIKEKYGAKALAIFCGSMGVENIEVAGFAQRFKSAYGTPNLLSVENICYRSRILARQMTFGRYPMDYPPDARCIILWGHNPDGSKGMLADMIREKIEKRELDLIVIDPKRTQLSELGLHMAIRPGTDGAIGLAMLNVIINEGLYDKEFVEKYTIGFEELKAHVQQYTPEWAAEITWAAASDIKAIARIFAQSKPGCIVQGINTLDQHVNGLQLSRLLSILQIVTGNIDKPGTWVTIPFLRMTDLRLPMDEVPIGADQYPLFYMLWGRKSPYGIATLFPQAALEGKPYPVRGAIVAAANPAVSFPEANKFIEAFKSMDFLMAIDIVMTETAEMADLVLPACTFMEKDALAYVYGVVHGEPFAMYHHKVIEPIGESKPDWWIWTELARRLGFGDLFPWNSDEEVMDHLLEPSGITEELKANPMGVYFDKQDYFAYENKKINTPSGKIEIYSKTLEEAGYDPLPKYLEPAQSPVSTPELAKEFPVILISGARRQAFTHTQMRHVPHLRALEPEPFAEMHPATASHYGVKDGERIRLSTRNGSITMRAKEEPRLLPGIVSVPHGWSQANVNLLTDMDVRDPITGYPDFKALLCKIESI